In the Streptomyces formicae genome, one interval contains:
- a CDS encoding serine hydrolase domain-containing protein, whose protein sequence is MPIHMPCRRHRIRRGVLTVALATCMGAALVSCSDAESDGAGRSAVSPAADTRLAGLAQKAADTGSLGVIVRVDSGDGKPVEIAKQAAWTKEDHRIAVSDQFRVGSNTKTVTATLVLQQVAEKKISLDDTVEKWLPGLVQGGEDITVRMLLNHTSGLGDFLLTPEFLPSLTGQEQRTWTPEQLLAVTPQRESAPGETYSYSNAGYEALGLILEKATGSDLAELIQEKITGPLGMKDSFLVTHADGDTDETTGKQHVTGYEPDAERLKAILAGTVDLPEGVGFAGPERPKGNVDTSAIDPSWSWAAGGMVSTAQDWQRFLTALISGELLPEAQLKQMRTTVDAPEEGGGYGLGLMRVDTSCGTVWGHTGGLPGYSSEVYTDASGRRSVAVLTSTNFRIKEKKAATTNKTLVEAATCRMLGEPQPSDSPAE, encoded by the coding sequence ATGCCCATACATATGCCGTGCCGCCGCCACCGGATCCGCCGTGGGGTGCTGACCGTGGCGTTGGCGACCTGCATGGGCGCGGCGCTCGTGAGCTGTTCGGATGCGGAGTCGGACGGGGCCGGGCGGAGCGCGGTGAGCCCGGCGGCCGACACCCGGCTGGCCGGCCTCGCGCAGAAGGCGGCCGACACCGGCTCCTTGGGCGTCATCGTCCGGGTCGACTCCGGCGACGGGAAGCCCGTCGAGATCGCGAAGCAGGCCGCCTGGACGAAGGAAGATCACCGCATCGCCGTCAGTGACCAGTTCCGGGTCGGCTCCAACACCAAGACGGTCACCGCGACCCTCGTCCTGCAACAGGTCGCCGAGAAGAAGATCAGCCTCGACGACACGGTGGAGAAGTGGCTGCCAGGTCTGGTCCAGGGCGGCGAGGACATCACCGTACGGATGCTGCTCAACCACACCAGCGGGCTCGGCGACTTCCTGCTGACGCCGGAGTTCCTGCCCTCGCTCACCGGCCAGGAGCAGCGCACCTGGACGCCGGAGCAACTCCTCGCCGTCACACCTCAGCGGGAGTCCGCGCCCGGTGAGACGTACTCCTACAGCAACGCCGGCTACGAGGCACTCGGACTCATTCTGGAGAAGGCCACCGGGAGCGACCTGGCCGAGCTGATCCAGGAGAAGATCACCGGGCCGCTCGGCATGAAGGACTCGTTCTTGGTGACGCACGCCGATGGAGACACCGACGAGACCACCGGGAAGCAGCACGTGACCGGCTACGAGCCGGATGCCGAGCGCCTGAAGGCCATCCTCGCCGGGACCGTGGACCTGCCCGAGGGCGTCGGGTTCGCCGGTCCCGAACGCCCCAAGGGCAACGTCGACACCTCCGCCATCGACCCGAGCTGGTCCTGGGCGGCCGGCGGCATGGTCTCGACCGCACAGGACTGGCAGCGTTTCCTGACCGCGCTGATCTCCGGCGAACTGCTGCCCGAGGCGCAGCTGAAGCAGATGCGCACCACGGTCGACGCTCCCGAGGAGGGCGGAGGCTACGGACTGGGCCTGATGCGGGTCGACACCTCCTGCGGCACCGTCTGGGGGCACACCGGCGGCCTGCCCGGCTACTCCAGCGAGGTCTACACCGACGCGAGCGGTCGGCGCAGCGTCGCCGTCCTGACGAGCACGAACTTCCGCATCAAGGAGAAGAAGGCGGCCACCACGAACAAGACGCTCGTCGAAGCGGCCACCTGCCGGATGCTCGGCGAGCCGCAGCCCTCGGACAGCCCCGCCGAATGA
- a CDS encoding magnesium and cobalt transport protein CorA, whose amino-acid sequence MAERRARPTPPTPPTPPAKNGRKHVWRRTTPQTPAPAKDAHPAPTTPTSAEAAPDAGDSVVQAALYRDGVRVATPSTLADTFRELREQRDGMAWIGLARPTEAELLSLAAEFDLHELAVEDAMEAHQRPKLERYGETLFVVLRAARYLDAPEEVDFGELHVFVGPDFVITVRHGAAPDLSAVRRRMEETPDLLKLGPEAVLYAILDAVVDGYAPVVSGVQNDIDEIETEVFGGDPAVSRRIYELSREMVEFQRATRPLVSMLHALMAGFAKYGTDEELQRYLRDVADHVTHTSERVDGFRQALADILTVNATLVTQQQNAEMRALAEAGFEQNEEIKKISSWAAILFAPTLVGTIYGMNFETMPELKWAAGYPFAILLMAVVCVSLYFIFKRRDWL is encoded by the coding sequence ATGGCGGAACGCCGAGCCCGCCCCACACCACCCACACCACCCACGCCTCCCGCGAAGAACGGGAGAAAGCACGTGTGGCGCCGAACGACACCTCAGACCCCCGCACCGGCGAAGGACGCACACCCCGCCCCCACCACACCGACGTCGGCCGAGGCCGCTCCGGACGCGGGCGACAGCGTGGTGCAGGCGGCGCTGTACCGGGACGGCGTCCGGGTGGCCACGCCGTCCACCCTCGCGGACACCTTCAGAGAACTGCGCGAGCAGCGGGACGGCATGGCGTGGATCGGCCTCGCCCGCCCGACGGAGGCGGAACTCCTGTCCCTGGCCGCCGAGTTCGACCTCCACGAACTGGCCGTGGAAGACGCCATGGAGGCCCATCAGCGCCCGAAGCTGGAGCGCTACGGCGAGACCCTCTTCGTCGTCCTGCGCGCCGCCCGCTACCTCGACGCCCCCGAGGAGGTCGACTTCGGCGAGCTGCACGTCTTCGTGGGCCCGGACTTCGTGATCACGGTCAGGCACGGCGCGGCCCCCGACCTCTCGGCGGTCCGCCGCCGCATGGAGGAAACCCCCGACCTCCTCAAACTCGGCCCCGAGGCGGTCCTCTACGCCATACTCGACGCGGTGGTCGACGGCTACGCCCCGGTCGTCTCCGGCGTCCAGAACGACATCGACGAAATCGAGACCGAGGTCTTCGGCGGCGACCCCGCGGTCTCCCGCCGCATCTACGAACTCTCCCGCGAAATGGTCGAGTTCCAACGAGCGACGCGCCCCTTGGTGAGCATGCTCCACGCCCTGATGGCAGGCTTCGCCAAGTACGGCACGGACGAGGAACTCCAGCGCTACCTGCGAGACGTGGCCGACCACGTCACCCACACCAGCGAACGAGTCGACGGCTTCCGCCAGGCCCTCGCCGACATCCTCACGGTCAACGCGACGCTGGTGACGCAGCAACAGAACGCGGAGATGCGGGCGTTGGCGGAGGCGGGGTTCGAGCAGAACGAGGAGATCAAGAAGATCTCGTCGTGGGCGGCGATCCTGTTCGCACCCACGTTGGTGGGGACGATCTACGGGATGAACTTCGAGACGATGCCGGAGCTGAAGTGGGCGGCGGGGTATCCGTTCGCGATTCTGCTGATGGCGGTGGTGTGCGTGAGTCTGTACTTCATCTTCAAGCGGCGGGACTGGCTGTAA
- a CDS encoding transposase has product MCCSSQDQGPGPRGGWASWLAPDLFTQLTGLLRHLVRAAEGRDGEPSACVLDCQTIKTSANVHLADQGTDAGKRIIGRKRHLGCDTLGLLLTVLVTAASVSDTAAGVTLLSRISAAHPRVTKAWADAGYRTTAIKHGARLGIDVHPDQRPPGVKGFTIIPRRWTIDHPELARNLTRGSDPSSRNAERAFHLDRQNPSTRFIAPDQKALSRS; this is encoded by the coding sequence GTGTGTTGCAGCAGCCAAGATCAAGGACCTGGTCCGCGCGGCGGATGGGCTTCCTGGCTCGCCCCCGATCTCTTCACCCAGCTCACCGGCCTGCTGCGGCACCTGGTCCGCGCGGCCGAAGGACGCGACGGCGAACCGTCCGCCTGCGTGCTGGACTGCCAGACCATCAAGACCTCCGCCAACGTGCACCTGGCCGACCAGGGCACCGACGCGGGCAAGCGGATCATCGGCCGCAAGCGCCACCTCGGCTGCGACACCCTGGGCCTGCTGCTGACCGTGCTGGTCACCGCCGCGAGCGTGTCCGACACCGCAGCCGGCGTCACGCTGCTGTCCCGCATCTCCGCCGCCCACCCCCGGGTGACCAAAGCCTGGGCGGACGCCGGCTACCGGACCACCGCCATCAAGCACGGCGCCCGCCTGGGCATCGACGTCCACCCCGACCAGCGCCCGCCGGGCGTCAAGGGGTTCACGATCATTCCGCGCCGCTGGACCATCGATCACCCTGAACTGGCGCGGAACCTGACCCGGGGCAGCGACCCGAGCTCGCGGAACGCAGAAAGGGCCTTCCACCTGGACCGGCAGAACCCCTCGACAAGGTTCATCGCCCCAGATCAGAAGGCACTTTCGCGTTCGTAG
- a CDS encoding response regulator, with product MPVSEQISVLVVDDEPIIRAGLSAILDSQADITVAGTANDGEEAVEACARLRPNVLLMDIRMPRRDGLWALAELGRRGLTRPGRSRVLMLTTFDLDEYVDDALAAGASGFLLKNSSYEELTGAVRAAAAGHSALSPAVTQRIIEGHLSGRRRPGDQELARLRDLTEREVDVLRLIRDGMSNAEIAERLVVSLHTVKTHVSRVLTKTGCQSRAQAAVLARNTLP from the coding sequence CTGCCGGTGTCTGAGCAGATCAGTGTGCTCGTCGTGGACGACGAGCCGATCATCCGCGCCGGTCTGAGCGCGATCCTGGACAGCCAGGCGGACATCACCGTGGCGGGCACCGCGAACGACGGTGAGGAAGCCGTCGAGGCGTGCGCGCGGCTGCGGCCCAACGTGCTGCTGATGGACATCCGCATGCCGCGCCGCGACGGACTGTGGGCGCTGGCTGAGCTGGGCCGCCGGGGACTGACCAGGCCGGGGCGCAGCCGGGTGCTGATGCTGACCACGTTCGACCTGGACGAGTACGTCGACGACGCGCTGGCCGCCGGGGCCTCCGGCTTCCTGCTGAAGAACAGTTCGTACGAAGAGCTGACCGGGGCCGTGCGCGCCGCGGCGGCCGGGCACAGCGCGCTGAGTCCCGCGGTGACCCAGCGCATCATCGAGGGGCATCTCAGCGGCCGCCGCCGACCCGGCGACCAGGAGCTGGCCCGGCTGCGGGACCTCACCGAGCGGGAGGTCGACGTGCTGCGTCTGATCCGGGACGGGATGAGCAACGCCGAGATCGCCGAACGGCTCGTGGTGAGCCTGCACACGGTGAAGACGCACGTCAGCCGTGTGCTGACGAAGACCGGCTGCCAGAGCAGGGCGCAGGCGGCGGTGCTGGCCAGGAACACCCTGCCCTGA